In a genomic window of Salegentibacter salegens:
- a CDS encoding peptidoglycan recognition protein family protein gives MRYVLIIFTIFLFSCKSADISEEIIDRPIIFNEERKQLSLDYLKARYDLEQSAPEIIPKMIVLHWTAIPDLESSFRAFNPVKLPGAREDIQEGGALNVSAHFLVDRDGIIYRLMPETTMARHVIGLNHAAIGVENVGGTKTTPLTKAQLKANIDLVKYLSEKYNIEYLLGHYEYPQFEGHELWLEKDKSYRTQKTDPGKDFMQKVREKTKNLNFKPVPKNQ, from the coding sequence ATGAGATATGTACTTATAATTTTCACTATTTTTCTATTCAGTTGTAAAAGTGCTGATATTTCTGAAGAAATTATTGATCGCCCAATTATTTTTAATGAAGAACGAAAGCAACTTAGCCTGGATTATTTAAAGGCACGTTACGATTTAGAACAATCGGCTCCCGAAATAATTCCAAAAATGATTGTGTTACACTGGACGGCTATACCAGATTTGGAAAGCTCTTTTCGTGCATTTAATCCTGTTAAATTACCCGGCGCAAGAGAAGATATTCAAGAGGGCGGGGCTTTAAATGTTTCAGCACATTTTCTTGTAGATAGGGATGGAATAATTTACCGCTTAATGCCTGAAACAACGATGGCAAGACACGTTATTGGATTAAACCATGCCGCGATTGGAGTAGAAAATGTTGGTGGTACTAAAACGACTCCGCTTACTAAAGCTCAACTTAAAGCTAATATTGATTTAGTGAAATATTTAAGTGAAAAATATAATATAGAATATTTGCTGGGGCATTACGAATATCCGCAGTTTGAAGGCCACGAATTATGGTTAGAAAAAGATAAGTCTTACCGAACCCAAAAGACCGATCCCGGAAAAGATTTTATGCAAAAAGTGCGGGAAAAAACTAAAAACCTTAATTTTAAACCGGTACCAAAAAATCAATAA